From the genome of Mycolicibacterium aromaticivorans JS19b1 = JCM 16368:
ACTGCAGCAGTGGAACCTCACTCAGAGCTGGGGAGACGCTGCTACCGTCGGTGATCAGACTCTTCTCGAGATCGGCGTCGTAGTCGCGGCTGGGGTCGGCGAAGTTGCGCCGCCCGGAAGCCGTCTGGGCGCTCAGCGCCAGTTTCTCTATGGTCCGACTGCGCGGATCGGTTTGGCGGCCATCGTAATTGCCGTCGCGGCGTCGTCCATTGAAGGTTGGACCAGCCACGCCGAGGCTGATCTCAACTGCGCTGCAATCGGGTGATCTCCTTCTGGAGGTCATATTGCGCCGGCGGCCAGGTCAGATCCATCGTTTCGAGCGCCGCGATCAGCAACTCGGCGACGGCGATGCGGCTATACCATTTGTGATCGCAGGGGATGACGTACCAAGGGGCGACCTCAGTTGATGTTCTGTCCAGCAGCGCCTGGTAAGCATCCCGGTAATGTGGCCACTGCAACCGGTCGTCGACGTCGCGGGGGCTGTACTTCCAGTTTTTGTGCGGGTCTCGTAGTCGCTGCAGAAGCCTTTGCTTTTGCTCCTGCAGGGAAATGAACATCGCGACTTTCACGATGACCATGCCCTGACCGGCCAGTTGGCGTTCGAATTCGTTGATCTCGTGGTAGCGGCCCTGCCAGACCGCCTCGGGGACAAGTTTGCGGACTCGAGCAACAAGGACGTCCTCGTAGTGCGAGCGGTCGAATACCCCGATGTGGCCGAGCCGCGGCAATGCCTTGTGGACACGCCAGAGGAAGTGGTGCAGGCGTTCCTCGCTGGAGGGCACGCCGAAGGGGGCATGGTCGATGCCTTCGGGGTTGACCATGCCGAGTACATGTCGAATGATGCCCCCCTTTCCAGCAGCGTCCATGCCCTGCAAGACCAGGAGAACCGAACGACCATTCCCCGACACCGCGTTGGCGTACAGCTTCTCCTGCAAGGTGTGCAGGTGCTTGCCCCTCGCTTGCAGGAGACGCAGGGCGTCGGATTTGCTTCCGACGAATCCGGGAGTGCCGGCAGTGTCAAGATCGGCCAGCGAACAGGCGCCGGGTATCGCCCGCAAGGCATGCACAGGTGAGGAATTCCAGCCGGAAGCAAGCTGATCGGTATGCGCCACCTCGCAAGCCGCCCTTCGTCACCAATACCGTGTTTGCATCAGCCACCCAGAAAATCGCGCTTAGTGCGCGCCTTCGGAGTAACACCAGGTACTGCACAACATTTCATTCCAACATACCCCGCAGGGGTACGGTCGGAGGAAGGAAGTGTCGATCGGATTTCACTGACCGAAAACGGATGCGGCGAGCTCTTTCGGTGAACCGGATTGACGCGTACCGATCCTTAACCAGCATGGTGGACAACGTCTTCCGCGGTTGGGCAGTGACACCTAACCGCAGTCATCCAACTGCCTCGATCGGCATCGCCAGCGTCACCCAGTCGTGCAGCCCCCCACGGTAGTAGACGAGGTAGCAGGCAGGATAACCGATTTCCAACAGTGCGCGGATGGCGGCGGGTGACTGTGGGCACTGCGGGCCGTTACAGAACAAGACACTCACCCGCGACTCATCGAGTTCTGTGCGGCGATCTGTTATCTCGTCGTGCGCAATGTTCACAGCGCCGGGGATGGTGACACTGTTCCTTGAATCGGGCACTCGGGTGTCGATGAGGGCGGCGCCGGCGCGGACGTGTTCGATCAGCTCAAGCTCGCCGACGGCGACGACACCAGCCGCGCATTGCAGTGGCTGCAGTTCCCCCCACGTAGTATCCACTGTCACCAAATCCGGCTCGTGGTCGACAGGCTTGGGAACGCTGACGGGATCTTGGGAGCGAGCTCTGGACCTGCGCTCCAACAATGCTGGTGTTTCTCCCATAATCACAGCCTAACGTGGTCATGAACCGCCCCGGTGAGTCCGAAGACTGGCGTGAGTGCTCAGCCGGCGAGCCGGACTCGGTGTTGAGCGTCGTAAGCGGTCTCCATCTCGACGGGCCGGATGTGACCGCACTATTGGTAGCGGCGGCGGTGGTCCAAACCAGTCGACCCGCTCGGCAGCCTGGCAGGTTCCATCCGACGGCGGCGCTGAGCGCGGCACCGACGGCCGGCAGGGTTTCGTGCGGGGCGACGATGACGACACCGCCCACGGTGTCGGCGACGGCGGTTCCCATCAGCAGTGGGCCGGCGAAGTTGCCTGCCGCCGCGACCGCAAGCGCCTGCACGGGTGTCGCGGCGCGGGTTGCCACCAGTGCGGCCACGGAGTTCGCCGAGTCGTGGAAACCATTGGTGATGTCGAACACCACGGCCATGCCGATCGTGGCGAGCAGGATCGCCGTGCCCATCGCGGCCCGTCCTTACGGCCGGCTCGACACAGGACCGGGCGAACGACTGTCCAGTTCTGATCGGGCGAGGTTGAGCGTCAGCGGGATGAGGTGCGCACGGACACGTGCCGCTGCGTAAAGCCGGCGATGGGTTTCATACACCACGTCGCGCACATGGGCTCTGGTGTGTCCGGGGAACTTGGCACTCAGTACGTCCACAATCAAATCCAGCTCACTCACCGGGACTTCCCACGACGAGACGGTACTGGCCACCGAGTCGATGCTGTCTGAATCTGTACGCGTTGGCTCGTTCATAGACGGCACCGATGGGGTCGGCTCAGGGCGGGCTGATGCTCGCGGTTCACGGAGTCGCACGTCGGACCCCCGCGGCGTTAGAGACTTCCGACCCAGGGCGATGCCGGTGGGACCCGGTGGACGGGTGAACGCCCGGCGACGTCACCGCAAGCGCCACCACATGGACATCGCCCGGCGAAAGGGTGACCACCTGGCCTTCAACACAGACCGTGGTGGGTTCGCCGACGTGGTCGTGCAGGCGCAAAGTGACCTGTTCGCGGGTGACTTCGACGCTGATCGGCTGTCCGTGGTAGACGATGGTGAATCCTGCCCGGGGCAGTTCAATCGGCAAGACGGGGTGCAGCCAAAGCATCCCGTTGCGGGTTTCCAGTCCCGCGTAGCAGCGCAACACCATATCGACGGTGCCGGCCATGGCACCGACGTGGACACCTTCGCGGGTCGTACCTCCCTGGATGTCGGCGAGGTCGCTGTCCAACGCGCGGGTGAACAGAGACCACGACTGGGGGCGGTTGCTGCGCGCCATCACCCAGCTGTGCACGAGTCGGCTCAAGGTGGAGCCGTGGGTCGTTCGGGCGAGGTAGAACTCGACAGTGCGCAACACGGCCTCCGCCGGGAAGGGGTAGCCGAGTTCGCCGAGCACGGCGCGCAGCTCCTCGGCGGACAACAAGTAGAGCAACATCAGTACGTCAGCCTGCTTGCACAGCCGGTAGCGGTTAGGGCTGTCGCCTTCGGCTGCCAGGATCAGATCCAGGCGTCCGAGGTCGCCGTATCGCGATCGGTATGCCTGCCAATCGAATTCGGCGAGCTGTTCATAGCCCTCGAACTGGCTGATCACACCGTCGGCGTGAAACGGAACCCTGAGCCGGTGCCGTATCCGCTCCCAATGGTCGCGTTCCCCGGACCGCAGCGCCAGGCGGTCCCAGATCGGGCCGCAGTCCTTTCCGGCGATCTGATCCAGCGCCTCCAGCGTCCGGGTGATTAGCCACGCCACCATCACATTCGTGTAGGCGTTGTTACGCAGCCCTTGACCGGGCGCGTCGGGGTGACCGTCGTGGAACTCATCAGGTCCCATCACCCCAGTGATGTCGAAACGGTCATCGGCAGCGTCGCAGGTGGCCATGCTGGCGAAGAGCCGGGTCACCTCCACCATCAACTCGGCCCCGGCGTCAATGAGGAAAGCCAGGTCGGTGGTGGCCTGGAAGTACTGCCAGACGCTGTAGGCGACGGCGAGTCCCACGTGGCGCTGCCGATGGGAGTTATCGGGCATCCAGGTGCCGGTGCGCGGGTTGTAGAGCTCATTCGGCGTTTCTTCGCGGCCGTCGCTGCCGCTCTGCCAGGGAAACATCGCCCCGTCCAGTCCGGCGGCCCGCGCGGCGGCGCGCGCTTCGTCCAGGCGGCGGTGACGGTAGTACAGCAGCGACCGGGTCATTTCTGGGCGGCGCATCGTCAGCATGGGATAGACGAACATTTCGTCCCAGAACACGTGCCCGCGGTATCCCTCACCGTGCAGGCCGCGCGCCGGAACGCCGGTGTCCAGGTCCAGGCCTGCCGCGGCAATCGCTTGCAGCACGTGGAATGTGTTGAGGTTCAGCGCCAGTGACTGGCGCTGCCCGGCCCGCAGTTCGATGCCGAACCTGTCCCACGTCTGTGACCAGGACGCCTCATGGGTGCTCAGCAGTTCCTGGGCCGACGGGGCCCGCCGGACGCGCGCGGCGGCCGACAACGCCGCGGTCGACACGGCGCGATCCCGCGACGTGGCGACCGCGACGACCTTCTCCACTGTCACCGGCTGCCCGGCCCGTACCGCCAGCACAAGCTCGTGACCGATGTACCCCGGTTGGTCGATCACCTGCCGCTTGGCGTCGGTGTCGCTGTTCTGGGCGGCGTCCATCACCCGGGTGCGCGCCGCCATCGCGATGTGCACCCCTGACTGGCTGGTGACCGCGTCTAAGAGCACTGACTCGGGATCGATCTCCCGCGCGGCGACTGGCAGCAGGTGCTCATGGGCGAGCAGGCGGTACTCGGCGACGTTGCGGTTTGCGATGCGCCCGTCGATGCCCGAACGAACGATGATCCGGCCGGACCAGTCCTCGGCCTCGACGGTGGTCTCGAGCACCCCAAGGTTCGTCTGCATCAGGTGCACAAAGGAGCGATGGGTCACTCGGGTGGTGCGCCCCGCGGTGTCACGGTAGCGAAACACGCGGGTGAGCAGGCCACGGCGCAGGTCGAGTTGCTGCCAGGAACTCAGCATCTGAGCTGAGCCGTGCCGGTACGGCGCTTCACCCGGCGGGCTGACCGTCAGTGCGGTCCAGTCCGGGCAGTTGACGAGGTGCTCGTATTCGACAACCCGTCCTCCCAGGTTGCTGCGCAGCCGGTTGAAGACTCCGGCCAGGTAGGTGCCCGGGTAGTGGACGTTGTCGGCGGTGCTGCCCGGTGCCGACCCGCGGGTGCCCCGGTAGCCGTTGCCCAGGGTGCACAGCGCCTCGCGGGTGCCTTCCAGCGCCGGGTCGAAGCCGTGATAGGTCAGCAGCCAGGGGCCTTCGGCGCACGACGCGCCGCCACACCAGTGTTCGCCAAGGTCGGCGATCGGAACGTCCACGTCGAGCGCGGCCAGGTCCTCCACCACGATGTGCGCCCCGGCGGCGAGCAGGGCGGCGCGGTTGCCGACCCGGTCGACGCCCACGACCAGTCCGAAGCCGCCGGCGGTGCCGGCCCGCACCCCTGCCTCGGCGTCCTCGACGACCACCGCTCGGGTCGGGTCGACCCGTAGCCGGCGCGCCGCCTCCAGGAACGTGGCGGGGTCGGGCTTCCCGGGCAGCGAGAGCCGCAGTGCGTCGCTGCCGTCGACCCGCGCGTCGAACAGGTCGATCACACCCGCGGCCTGCAGCACCGCCACGCTGTTGCGGCTGGAGGTGACCAGCGCGGTCGATATGGCTTCGGCCCGCAGCCGTCGCAACAACGCGACGGTGCTGGGAAAGGCGGCGACGCCGTCGCGGGCCAGGTGCTCGTTGAACAGCTGCTGTTTGCGCGCGGCGAGACCCTGCACCGTAAGACGTTGCGGGGGGTCGTCGGGCGAACCCTCTGCAAGGGTGATTCCGCGCGACGCCAGGAAGGTTCGCACGCCGTCTTCACGGGGCCGTCCATCGACGTAGCGCAGGTAGTCGGCCTCGACGTCGAAACTGGGCACCGGTGTCGCCGCCAGCTCGTCAAGCACCTCGTCGAAGAGCGTTTTCCAGGCTGCGGCGTGCACCGTCGCGGTGTCGGTGACCACGCCGTCCATGTCGAAGACAACCGCGTCATAACACCGCAGCCGTAGGTCCGGCGTGGGTGGTTCCTCCCGGTCAGTCACTGGGGCTCCCCCCGGTCGCCGCCAGCGCAGTCGTCCGGTAGACATCTCGGCGATGCGGGCGGCGTACGGAGAGATTTCGTCGCCCAGATGCGAGGTGATGATTCCCCCGGCCCCGATGACATATTCGCTGACCGTCAGCTAGGGCCTAGTGGTAAGGAGATTCGCCGCGTTCGCGGCCAACGCCGGAGTGCACGCGATGTCGTAGCGCTCAGCTGCCAGGGTGGAGACCGACGTGAAGTCGTGGCGGCCGTGGGTGGCCCAATGCCCGACGAACCCAAAGACCGCGCCCCACACCGCACCGATCAGCAGACCGGCGGCCAGGACCGACAACCACGCAGCTCCGGCGGCGAACATCCCCAACAGCAGCCCGATGAACAAGCCCCACCACGCGCCGCTGGCCGCACCAGTCAGCGCCGCGCGTCCGTTGGTCATACGGCCCGTGATGGCCTCCACGGTGCTCACTCCGTGGCCCACGATGCGCAGATTCTCCACGGGGAATTCCGCATCGGAGAGATAGTCGACGGTGCGTTGCGCCTCGGTGTAGTCGCGGTAGCTGGCTATCACCCGGTAGTCGGCGCTGGCGCTGGCCTGAGTGGTCGGATCGTCGAACGATTGATCGCGGGGGCTATCCATTGGTGACTCCTTTGGTGGTTGGGTTGGGTTGGGATCGGGTGTCGGCAGCCGTGCTGCGACCCGTTGCCGACGGTCGGGCCTGGCCTGATAGGGCCAGGTCCAGCCGCCGCCTTCTTGTTGACCAGGTGGTCGATGAAGCCGGGGTCCTGATGGGAGAACCCGTTATGGTCCTGGCGCCACACGTGTGAGGTCAACAGATTGGCGGCGAAGGAATACCGGATCTGAAGTGTCGGTGTGTGCGCAAACGTTCGTGCCCCCGCGCGGTCGACGCGTCCCGGTGCATGCCTAGTGCCCGGCGTTCCTCGCCCGACCCTTTCCGCGGCGCACGCTGACCCGTGGGTTGCCACACTCTCACCTAATCCCCCCTTGCATCGCCTTGCCGATCACCTGCGGTTCTGACAACACTGCCAGCGGGTCGCCAGGTATCCAAGGGACTTTCTACCTAAGTGCTAAGTACTAAGTACTAAGTGACTTAGTAGATTCGTCGAGTTGTTGCGGAGCCGACCTGCAGACCGCTGAAGTGGACGGTGATGGCAAGTCACGACCAAGTATCGGGGCGGCCATGATTAGCGCAGGACTGTGGCGTCTTTCGGCCGTCGTCGAGGGCAGTGAAACTGCGCTGCTCACAAGCCACTTCGCATGGACAACGAGATGGCACAGCGGCACAACCGGCATGCCGATGGTGTCCAGGGCCTTCCCCCGCTCGCCGACCACGTCAACGCCGCGCTTCGAATCGTCCGCCACCTCCTCATTTGACCGCTATTACGTCAAACCGTTTCCCGAACCGCGCCGCGTGCGCGGACGTTGGAGCCAAAATGTGGCGATGGTGCGCTGCCCTACCGACGCTCGCTGAACGAGGTACGAGGGTCCAGTCAAGATGAGAACCCTAACCGGTATCCGA
Proteins encoded in this window:
- a CDS encoding inorganic phosphate transporter — translated: MATRAATPVQALAVAAAGNFAGPLLMGTAVADTVGGVVIVAPHETLPAVGAALSAAVGWNLPGCRAGRLVWTTAAATNSAVTSGPSRWRPLTTLNTESGSPAEHSRQSSDSPGRFMTTLGCDYGRNTSIVGAQVQSSLPRSRQRSQACRPRAGFGDSGYYVGGTAATAMRGWCRRRRRA
- a CDS encoding three-helix bundle dimerization domain-containing protein — encoded protein: MNEPTRTDSDSIDSVASTVSSWEVPVSELDLIVDVLSAKFPGHTRAHVRDVVYETHRRLYAAARVRAHLIPLTLNLARSELDSRSPGPVSSRP
- a CDS encoding beta-phosphoglucomutase family hydrolase, with the protein product MTDREEPPTPDLRLRCYDAVVFDMDGVVTDTATVHAAAWKTLFDEVLDELAATPVPSFDVEADYLRYVDGRPREDGVRTFLASRGITLAEGSPDDPPQRLTVQGLAARKQQLFNEHLARDGVAAFPSTVALLRRLRAEAISTALVTSSRNSVAVLQAAGVIDLFDARVDGSDALRLSLPGKPDPATFLEAARRLRVDPTRAVVVEDAEAGVRAGTAGGFGLVVGVDRVGNRAALLAAGAHIVVEDLAALDVDVPIADLGEHWCGGASCAEGPWLLTYHGFDPALEGTREALCTLGNGYRGTRGSAPGSTADNVHYPGTYLAGVFNRLRSNLGGRVVEYEHLVNCPDWTALTVSPPGEAPYRHGSAQMLSSWQQLDLRRGLLTRVFRYRDTAGRTTRVTHRSFVHLMQTNLGVLETTVEAEDWSGRIIVRSGIDGRIANRNVAEYRLLAHEHLLPVAAREIDPESVLLDAVTSQSGVHIAMAARTRVMDAAQNSDTDAKRQVIDQPGYIGHELVLAVRAGQPVTVEKVVAVATSRDRAVSTAALSAAARVRRAPSAQELLSTHEASWSQTWDRFGIELRAGQRQSLALNLNTFHVLQAIAAAGLDLDTGVPARGLHGEGYRGHVFWDEMFVYPMLTMRRPEMTRSLLYYRHRRLDEARAAARAAGLDGAMFPWQSGSDGREETPNELYNPRTGTWMPDNSHRQRHVGLAVAYSVWQYFQATTDLAFLIDAGAELMVEVTRLFASMATCDAADDRFDITGVMGPDEFHDGHPDAPGQGLRNNAYTNVMVAWLITRTLEALDQIAGKDCGPIWDRLALRSGERDHWERIRHRLRVPFHADGVISQFEGYEQLAEFDWQAYRSRYGDLGRLDLILAAEGDSPNRYRLCKQADVLMLLYLLSAEELRAVLGELGYPFPAEAVLRTVEFYLARTTHGSTLSRLVHSWVMARSNRPQSWSLFTRALDSDLADIQGGTTREGVHVGAMAGTVDMVLRCYAGLETRNGMLWLHPVLPIELPRAGFTIVYHGQPISVEVTREQVTLRLHDHVGEPTTVCVEGQVVTLSPGDVHVVALAVTSPGVHPSTGSHRHRPGSEVSNAAGVRRATP
- a CDS encoding general stress protein — translated: MDSPRDQSFDDPTTQASASADYRVIASYRDYTEAQRTVDYLSDAEFPVENLRIVGHGVSTVEAITGRMTNGRAALTGAASGAWWGLFIGLLLGMFAAGAAWLSVLAAGLLIGAVWGAVFGFVGHWATHGRHDFTSVSTLAAERYDIACTPALAANAANLLTTRP
- a CDS encoding PPK2 family polyphosphate kinase, with translation MAHTDQLASGWNSSPVHALRAIPGACSLADLDTAGTPGFVGSKSDALRLLQARGKHLHTLQEKLYANAVSGNGRSVLLVLQGMDAAGKGGIIRHVLGMVNPEGIDHAPFGVPSSEERLHHFLWRVHKALPRLGHIGVFDRSHYEDVLVARVRKLVPEAVWQGRYHEINEFERQLAGQGMVIVKVAMFISLQEQKQRLLQRLRDPHKNWKYSPRDVDDRLQWPHYRDAYQALLDRTSTEVAPWYVIPCDHKWYSRIAVAELLIAALETMDLTWPPAQYDLQKEITRLQRS
- a CDS encoding rhodanese-like domain-containing protein is translated as MTVDTTWGELQPLQCAAGVVAVGELELIEHVRAGAALIDTRVPDSRNSVTIPGAVNIAHDEITDRRTELDESRVSVLFCNGPQCPQSPAAIRALLEIGYPACYLVYYRGGLHDWVTLAMPIEAVG